In Bradyrhizobium sp. CCBAU 051011, the following are encoded in one genomic region:
- a CDS encoding ferredoxin family protein, with the protein MNVETSVRVEDKLFYNRYLVDVGRPHVKVRAHTKPSPQLLALLKVCPARCYELNDKGQVEVTVDGCIECGTCRVIGEPTGDIEWSYPRGGYGVLFKFG; encoded by the coding sequence ATGAATGTCGAGACATCAGTGCGCGTCGAGGACAAGCTGTTCTATAACCGCTATCTTGTCGACGTCGGTCGTCCTCACGTCAAAGTGCGCGCACACACGAAGCCATCCCCGCAGTTGCTTGCGCTTTTAAAGGTCTGCCCGGCGCGCTGCTATGAGCTCAACGATAAGGGGCAAGTCGAGGTCACCGTCGACGGCTGCATCGAGTGCGGCACCTGCCGCGTCATCGGCGAGCCCACCGGCGACATCGAATGGAGCTATCCGCGTGGCGGATACGGTGTGTTGTTCAAGTTCGGATGA
- a CDS encoding FAD-dependent oxidoreductase, with product MIEEKFDAIVVGAGMSGNAAALTMAKRGMKVLQLERGEYAGSKNVQGAILYADMLEKLIPDFRDDAPLERHLVEQRFWIMDDRSHFGVHYRSEDFNEERPNRYTIIRAQFDKWFSSKVREAGATVLCETTVTELARDANGKVIGVHTDRSDGEIQADVVVLGEGVNGLLGTRARLRERPKPDKVALAVKEMHFLPRETIEAHFNLKGDEGVVVEAAGTISRGMTGMGFIYANKECISIGIGCIVADFQRTGETPYGLLDCFKRHPSVAPLIEGSEVKEYSAHLIPEGGYKAIPQLYGDGWVVVGDAAQLNNAIHREGSNLAMTSGRIAAEAIVQVKSHCQPMTAANLSVYKKMLDDSFVIKDLKKHKDMPMLMHTNSQNFFLTYPQLVSKAMQNYVRVDGTPKAEKEKVTMKSFVNARSWTGLFGDAFRLARAWR from the coding sequence GTGATCGAGGAGAAGTTCGATGCAATCGTGGTCGGCGCCGGCATGTCGGGCAACGCGGCGGCGCTAACGATGGCTAAACGCGGCATGAAGGTGCTGCAGCTCGAGCGCGGTGAATATGCCGGATCGAAGAATGTTCAAGGCGCAATCCTCTATGCCGACATGCTCGAAAAGCTCATCCCGGACTTCCGCGATGACGCGCCGCTCGAACGTCATCTCGTCGAGCAACGGTTCTGGATAATGGACGATCGCTCCCATTTCGGTGTGCACTACCGCTCCGAAGACTTCAACGAGGAGCGGCCGAACCGGTATACGATCATCCGCGCGCAGTTCGATAAATGGTTCTCCTCGAAAGTGCGCGAGGCCGGCGCGACCGTGTTGTGCGAGACCACCGTCACTGAGCTCGCGCGGGACGCCAATGGGAAAGTCATCGGTGTTCATACGGATCGCTCCGACGGCGAAATCCAAGCAGATGTCGTGGTGCTGGGCGAAGGCGTGAACGGCCTTCTCGGTACGCGTGCGCGCCTGCGCGAGCGGCCCAAGCCCGACAAGGTAGCACTCGCGGTTAAGGAAATGCACTTTTTGCCGCGTGAGACCATCGAGGCCCACTTCAATCTCAAGGGTGACGAAGGCGTCGTTGTCGAAGCGGCCGGCACCATTTCCCGTGGCATGACCGGAATGGGCTTCATCTATGCCAATAAAGAGTGCATCTCGATCGGCATCGGCTGTATCGTCGCCGACTTTCAGCGCACCGGAGAGACGCCATATGGGCTGCTCGACTGTTTCAAGCGTCACCCATCCGTGGCGCCCCTGATCGAGGGCTCGGAGGTCAAGGAATATTCCGCCCACCTCATTCCTGAAGGCGGCTACAAGGCGATCCCGCAGCTCTATGGCGACGGCTGGGTGGTGGTGGGCGATGCGGCGCAGCTCAACAATGCCATTCATCGCGAGGGCTCTAACCTCGCGATGACTTCGGGCCGCATCGCGGCGGAAGCGATTGTCCAGGTGAAATCGCACTGCCAACCCATGACCGCGGCAAATCTGTCAGTCTACAAGAAGATGCTGGATGACTCTTTCGTGATTAAGGATCTGAAGAAGCACAAGGATATGCCGATGCTGATGCATACCAACTCGCAAAACTTCTTTCTTACCTATCCGCAGCTCGTCTCGAAGGCGATGCAGAACTATGTACGCGTCGACGGTACGCCGAAGGCTGAGAAAGAGAAGGTGACAATGAAATCTTTTGTCAACGCGCGGTCCTGGACCGGTCTATTTGGCGATGCATTCCGCCTCGCCCGTGCATGGCGCTAA